A region of Oncorhynchus kisutch isolate 150728-3 linkage group LG29, Okis_V2, whole genome shotgun sequence DNA encodes the following proteins:
- the LOC109874033 gene encoding beta-crystallin A4 has translation MTHHCTKFSGHWKIIVFDEECFQGRRHEFTSECCNVMEFGFETVRSLRVESGAWVGYEHASYQGQQFVLERGEYPQCDAFGGSNAYHIERMTSFRPIACANHRECRMTIYERENFLGRKGELSDDYPSLQAMGWCNNEVGSLRVQSGAFVCYQYPGYRGYQYIMECDRHCGEYKHFREFGSHSQTPQIQSIRRIQQ, from the exons atcatTGTCTTCGACGAGGAGTGCTTCCAGGGTCGTCGGCACGAGTTCACCTCCGAGTGCTGCAATGTGATGGAGTTCGGGTTCGAGACTGTGCGCTCCCTCAGGGTGGAGAGTGGAGC TTGGGTTGGCTATGAGCATGCTTCCTACCAGGGCCAGCAGTTTgtgctggagagaggagagtaccCCCAGTGCGACGCCTTCGGAGGAAGCAATGCCTACCATATCGAGAGGATGACCTCCTTCAGGCCCATTGCCTGCGCT AACCACAGGGAGTGTCGTATGACCATTTATGAGCGCGAGAACTTCCTTGGTCGTAAGGGCGAGCTGAGCGACGACTACCCCTCCCTCCAGGCCATGGGCTGGTGCAACAACGAGGTCGGCTCCCTCAGGGTCCAGTCCGGAGC TTTCGTGTGCTACCAGTACCCCGGATACCGTGGCTACCAGTACATCATGGAGTGTGATCGTCACTGTGGCGAGTACAAGCACTTCAGGGAGTTCGGATCCCACTCCCAGACCCCTCAGATCCAGTCCATCCGCCGCATTCAGCAGTAA